The window gagcaatcagtcagcacttggaatcaagcttccagccaggaactgactgcctggaacttacttacctggcattgctctcgagtactcatcttcaacatcttatgcttccagggaagataccgcatctgcctgaggaacagatagggcaagtgagaaggatacaaggaagcatgtggagacaagcgtaacagcacacgtgccgatacatccattactctgtcaaagcaaaagtatcccatatcagtagggtcgaacgtactatagatttgatggacttgttttgaccctcaaattcttcagtcggccttatactctggaggaaaccagaaaaccctccagctcagttcaagaataagcctgtggaaagttacttcttcaaaagcaaaagtatcccatatcatctcttctcatttttcttctctttatccttcatgctgcctgcaagatagggagaatgtgaacaatcagccggagctctgattgcttaccttgtctgtcacctctttcagcaaatcccctagctcggcaacttgagggactcctactacatggtttgtatcgcgcttgaccaagcctgaaactacaagtaagcttcaagtgaaattgatacattaccttgtgcatctccaccagttacagataccacccctggatggaggaagagtacttccagagaagatgccacatctacctgtgagacagataaggcaagtcaagacgataccacattccgatacttagaagtttcgtgattacgagatcattctcccacaatatttcctaatgtcatttgtactaaatcattcacctgtactcactaaaggaaagcttgaacctatgtacttgtgtaaacccttcacaattaatgagaactcctctattccgtggacgtagccaatctgggtgaaccacgtacatcttgtgtttgctttcctatctatatccatttatatacttatccacactaatgatcggagcaatctagcgaagatcacaaaaagcgaccgttttcgctacctaggatatatcgtgcaagagaacggagaattagagagatctcaaccatagaatagaagttggatagatgaagtgtaagagtgcatccggcgggtTGTgtaaccgtcgtaggccactgaagctcaagggaaaattttataggacggcaataaggccagcgatgttgtatggcacagaatgttgggcggtgaagcatcaacacgtacacaaaatgggtgtggcggagacgaggatgcttcgtgggatgtgtgggcacacaagaaatgataagattggaaatgaggatattcgaggtaaagtaggagtggccgaaattgaaggaaagatgagagaaaatcggttccggtgatttggacatgtgcaaagaaggcctactgacgctccggttcgaagatgtgactacgggacagaggttcagggccaaaggggtagaggaagacctaggaaaactttggaagagactctaagaaaagacttagagtacttggttctaacggaggacatgacacaaaaccgagcgcaatggcgttctaggattcatatagccgaccccacttagtgggaaaaggctttgttgttgttgttgttgttgtgtaaGGGATAGACGGGAGCTAATTTATATTCTATAGTATTCGAAGTCAAGTGATATAAGCATAGTATGGAACGTGTAAACTTGGGTGCCCTAGGTATGTGTTAGCAGGATTAGAAGGGAATAAAAGTGCATTCAAGCATCTCATTTGTATATTATAATCCTTGTTTTGTGCAATGAATTTgcaaaatattatatattataattctTATTAGGCGAATGCCTACTTCGTCGGTGAACTAGCTAGTCAGTGGACTAGTATTCGTTGTACAATGTTATTCTGTTGTGTATTTCATAAACACTACTGTTGGGTAGATCAACTTttagattaaatttgcaaaccatatATGACTTGTCactaataataattcaatcatcaataaccacgtcatatgatttacaaaatttggtctaaataattgctctccctagcattacccttccATAAATCTTATATACAAGTTATAATGAACACAACCGTTTATTGTATACTACGATTTGTtacaaataataattttaattttttctaatCATGTCTAGGTTATAGATCCTTTTTCTATAGCGAAGATATGACGGACACCCTAGCTCGTCGGGTCATGACATTGCCGTAATTATATAAAAACCTATTTATGGAAAAAATGTATACATCCGTATCCTACTAGTAGACAGTATTCTTATCAAAAACTGAATCCAGTTAGTAGTACTACTCATTCTGCTATCCATTTATGAAGCAATAAACATTACCATTTCCTACTACTATTAGTAAGTGGAAATTGGAAACCTATTCCGAACCACACTAGGAGAAAGCACATTCTATATATATGCAAGGTCTCGTAGATTCTTTCACTCAAACAAATTTCAGTCAATCATTCCTTTCCTTCACTCTCGATTTGTCTTTCCTCCACTATTTCTTTAGCCATGTCTCTGCGAAACACTTCTACACTAATTTTCTTCGTGATGATGGTGCTTTCTGGTGTTTGTGTTGGTGATGTTTATAGAGTTGGCGATTCTGATGGGTGGACATCTCGAGGTCTCGTCAATTACAACAAGTGGGCTTCAACGAAAGAGTTTCATGTCGGCGATACTCTCATATTTGCTTACAATAGTCAGTTCCACAACTTGATGCAAGTTACCAAGCAAGATTTTGAATCTTGCAATACTACCGCTACGATTGCAGTTTATACCTCTGGTTCTGATACCATCACCCTTAAAAGGCCCGACCACTATTACTTCCTTTGTGGTGCTCCCGGCCATTGTCAAGCGGGACAAAAGATTGATGTCAAGGTTACCCTACCGATACCACAAAGTTCACTAGCAAGTCCAAAGCCGGCGCCTCATGGATCATTGTCCTCAGACTCTCATCCAAGCTCAACTCCAAGCAGTGCTCAGACAATTTATTTTTCGAAGCTTGGGTTGGCCGTTACCACTCTTGTGTTATGTCTTTTGAGTGTTGTATTTTAGAGAAATTCTGTAGTTCTTAtatttattaactttttatgACTAAGTTTGCTTGTGTTCTTAATGGTTTTGGTGGATAAACTTCGTAACTTTTGTTTAAAAGaattttttgttgaagattGAATAAATGTGTTGTTATGGATGAATTTACTCTTGTTTTCGAGTAGTTTATGAAGAAATTAAGTCACTTGATTTGAGTTATGTTTTATTAATACTGTTCGCAACTTACATAGTTTGTGAATTCCGATGATGATcatatagaaagaaaaatatcataCACATTTCACCTTCTTTAGTGAGCTTAAATAATTATCTCAGAGGTGTCTCATGCCAGTCTAATCCTTATCTCTCAATACcactaattaaaattttatgtttttatgttaCACTCATTTTATCTCTTAACTTAATTACCTCTAAATGTTTAGATGTGAGATTTTGAGGATCTCGGTGTGACTCAAGACAACTACTTGTTTGTGTAGGGACTTTAATACGTTTTTTTGCTGGACAACTACTTAACCCCAAGGTTCTAGGTTCAATTCCCCCATCCCACACGTCATTACTAAAGTTGATTTGAAACATGAGCAAGCCATCATTTAGCGGATGATATCAACTTGACAAAGGAAGCTTTGCTAGGGGCGTAAAAATGCTTAAATTGAAACCTCCTTATACCCgttttaaaaatcaattaatgttTAACtcctcatttttatttatttattttttgtacgtCATTGAAGTGATATAGGAtaaaagagtttttttttttaatttgtttcaaaGGAAATGTCATCATCTTTTACAGTAATCGTTTGTGGTGACATTTTTGGGGATATTTTACAGTTATTGTTATCAATTTTCATGTattatttaccaaaataatcAAACTTTTTGTTAAGTAATTATGTTGTGAACAATCTTATCACTCAAAGATGCTTAAAATGCCACTACATTGAACTGCATTATATTTTCTGAattatcttggattttgcaatggcatacgatctcttcttagccagcaccttctttaagaagagagaagaacatgtgattgCGGGTCGTCAAAAagacaaatagattttcttctaatgaagaagggggatcgtataacttgtaaggattgcaaagttatactgggagagagcttggctaatcaacatcgcttgttggtgatggatgtacatatcaaaagagagagagagaaaagaacaagaccttgaagtgcccaaggactagatggtggaatctaaaatgagaaaaacaagccatttttaAAGAGAAAGTAATAACCCAATTTGtttgggatagagagggggaagctagccaaatgtgggatttcatggctagttgtatccaaaaagtagcaaaaggggtattaggagagtccaagggctttgctccacaccaaaaggaatcttggtggtggaaggaGGAGGTACAGACAAAGgttaaggctaagaaggaatcttagagttggaatctaaaggtcttcgcctaagtcggtcaaagacagagtatatggagtgcaagttcagggCAAACAGAGGctcaaatgagttaggggtgaggattggagatcaggaagtgacaaagagcgaccgctttcgctacttaggatctatcttgtaaAAGAACGGATAGTTGGATgaagacctcaaccatagaacacaaactggatggatgaagtggaagagtgcatcaggagttttgtgtgaccgtcgtatgccactgaagctcaagggaaaattctataggatggcaataaggccggtAATGCTTTATGGCATGGAAttttgggtggtgaagcatcaacatgtactgggTGTAgaggagatgagaatgcttcgttaGATGTGTGGACACACGAGAAAGGACAAGAtaaggaatgaggatatccgaggtaaagtatgagtaaccgaaattgaaggaaagatgagataaaatcggttacggtggtttggacatgtgaaaagaaggcctactgacgctccggttagaaggttcagggctgaaggggtagaggaaaacctaggaagactttggaagagactctaagaaaagacttagaataCTTAGATCTAACGGATGAAGCGACACAGAACTAAGCACAATgatgttctaggattcatatagcataccccatttagtgggaaaagcctttgttgttgttgttatgtgGCAATGGTTATGAGTAATCAAACTAAGTAATGGCAATGGTTCGATCATGTCAACGTTGCAGTAATGACGGTGTTCGTGCTTTCATTGGCTATCAGTAGACATAGATGTTGTTGTTAGTAGCAATGGTTTTCGAGTTTGCAGTTTCCATGGGTTGTTGTATGAGATTTATGAACTTTCATTGAATGAAAGAATGTTTATAATTACGTATATATACATCTGTCAATAATGATTATCACCTAATCAAGTGTAACTAATTACATTAAGACAAAATTAGTtacacaaaacaaacagaaaaatatTACGCTGAGCTAAAATGTGTGTTAATACTCCCCGGCAAGCTGATAGGATGAGACCCGAGTGAAAGCTTGGATTGTAAAAGCTGGAACTGAGCTTTAGATAGAGCTTTTGTGTGAATATCAGCAATTTGGTGTTGAGTAGACACATAGTTGACATGAAGAAGATAAGACAGAACTCACTCTCAAATATAGTGATAATCTATTTCTACATGTTTGGTACGAGCATGAAAAACTGGATTCGAAGAGAAGGAGATGGCAGAGACATTATCACACCACAAAACAGGAACTTTGCATAAGGGAAAGCCAATGTCTCTAAAAATCTTACAAACCCAAGTAATCTCTGCTGCAGTATGTGTTAAGGACCGATACTAAGTTCTATAGAAGATCGAGCAACAGTGCTTTGCTTTTTAGCACTCAAACTGATAAGGTTGCCAACCAAATACACATAATATCCATTAGTTAAGCACCTGTCATAAACACATCCAGCCTAATCAACATCAGAAAATGCAGTGAGATGTAATGGACCTTTTCGAAACCATAAACCTTGATCAACAAATCCTTTGGGAAAACGGAGGATTCTTTTCACAACTTGATAATGTGTATCTCTTGGACAGTGAAGGAATTGGAAAACTTGATTAACGGCAAAGGATAAGTCAGGGCGTGGCCATGTCAAATATTGGAGAGCACCCACAATGGACCTATACTCATGAGAATTAGATAACAGAAAACCAAAATAATCTAATTTCTGACTGCCAAGAGGTGTGGAACATGGTTTGTAGTCTTCCATCTTGGTCTTGAGGAGTAAATCAAGTGCATATTTCCCTTGGGAAAGGAAAATGCCCTCTGAAGACCTGTGAACTTCCAGTCCTAAGAAATAATGAAGAGGACCTAAGTCCTTGACTGCAAAATAGTTTGCGAAGTTTAGTAATAAAATCTTGCAGACAGATGAATTGGGACCAGTAACCAAGATATCATCTACATACACCAAGACAATCACTAGTGATGGAGAAAATGTGACAAACAAGGAGCAATCTAACTGTGAATTTGAGAATTCAAGAGATAACAAAGCTTGAAACAATTTGTCATATAGTGATTTTTGTAACTTGCAAACATGAAAAGGCTTAGAAAAGTCAATAAAACTTGGAGGTTGCTGCATGAATACCTCCTCTTTGAGAGaaccatgaagaaaagcattaCTTATGTCCGGTTGGTTTAAAAACCAGTCAAACTGAACAACCAATGTTAATAAGATCTGAATAGTCATTGGCTTTGCAACAAGGCTAAAAGTTTCCTTAAAGTCCACACCTTTTTGTTGATGAAAGCCTTTGGCTACTAAACAAGCCTTGTATCTGTCAACGGAGCCATCAGGTTTTCTCTTTATCCGaaacacccatttacaaccaattaaattttgattggGAGAAAAGGGATCAAAAGTCCATGTACCAGTGGACTGTAAGGCCTGAAATTCCTCTAACATAACTTGTCTCCAGTGGTTATGCTTAGCAGCTTGTAAATATGTGGTAGGAacaaattgaagatgatcaATATGATGTTTAGTTGCTGTCAAGGCCTTAGGTTTGAAAATTCCATCTTTGGAACAAGTTATCATTGGGTGAGTATTGGTAGGAGGTGGAGGGGGAATTGGAGAAATAGAAGATTGAATGGATGGAGAATCGGGATGAGAGGTAAAAGGTGAAGATATAGTACTAGCATTTTGTAATGGTGAAATTGATATAATATAAGGTGCAATGGTGAGAGATGGGAAGTAGttggaaatggtaaaacaaatAAGGAATCTGGAGTGGAAAAGGAAGATTGATAGGGGGGTTGAAGTTGCACCTGATGAAAAGGAAAATGAGTCTCATTAAACAATACATGCCTGGAGATGTATATCTAAGATGTTTGCATATCTAAACATCGATAACCCTTGTGCTGCAAACTGTAGCCAAGGAAGGCACATGGTTTACTTTTACCATCAAGCTTAGATAAGACATAAGGTTTTAGCCAGGGATAGCAACTACACCTAAAAACCTTTAACCTCGAATAATCTGGAGGTTTATTAAATAGAAGTTCCCATGGAGATTTATCTAAACTAGAAATAGGTAATTTGTTGACTAGATAAAATGCAGTGGAGAAAGCCTCAACCCAAAATTTATGAGGAACTTTAGAGGCAGCAAGCAATGTTCTAGTGGTCTCAGTTAAATACCTATATTTCCTTTCAACACACCCATTTTGCTCCGGTGTATGAGAGCAGCTAAATTGATGTAGAATACCATGTTGAAGAATAAATGAATTAAACTGAGAACTTATGAACTCTCCCCCAGAATCAGAATGtagaatttttatttgatttccaGTCAACTTCTCAACATAGGATTTAAAGTATACAAATATGGAGAAGACCTCAGACTTTGACTTCAAAGGAAAAAaccaattttattttgtaaactCATCAACAAACAAGACATAGAATCGATATCCACTAACAAAAGAGATGGGAGCAGGGCCCCAAACATCACAATGGACAAGTTTGAGACTATGAGTAGTACTACTAGTGCTTACAGAGAATGGCAATTTGTGATTTTTTCCATTTGCACAATCCTGACAAAAGAACTTTACAAACTGTTTACCAGTATAAGCAAGTTTATTTCTACATAAGATCTTCTTGAAAATTGCAGAAGAGGGATGACCAAATCTCTTATACCAAAGTTGTAATGATGTTGG is drawn from Malus domestica chromosome 14, GDT2T_hap1 and contains these coding sequences:
- the LOC114820870 gene encoding mavicyanin-like, which produces MSLRNTSTLIFFVMMVLSGVCVGDVYRVGDSDGWTSRGLVNYNKWASTKEFHVGDTLIFAYNSQFHNLMQVTKQDFESCNTTATIAVYTSGSDTITLKRPDHYYFLCGAPGHCQAGQKIDVKVTLPIPQSSLASPKPAPHGSLSSDSHPSSTPSSAQTIYFSKLGLAVTTLVLCLLSVVF